The Erythrobacter sp. JK5 genome includes a region encoding these proteins:
- the hemB gene encoding porphobilinogen synthase, translating to MTGSYPNTRLRRTRAHGWSRALHRETVLTPADLIWPLFVTEGDGVEEPIATLPGVSRWSVDGIVARAREAVDLGIPVVALFPNTPAGRRSDDGAEAHNPDNLMCRAIRAIKDACGNDIGVLTDVALDPYTSHGQDGLLDASGYVTNDETVAALVDQAINQAEAGADIIAPSDMMDGRIHAIRMALEMGNHPNVQIMSYAAKYASAFYGPFRDAVGSGGLLKGDKKTYQMDPANGDEALREVELDIAEGADSVMVKPGLAYLDIIYRVKQAFGVPVFAYQVSGEYAMIEAAQAAGAGDRDALLMEKLIAFKRAGCNGVLTYHAPVAARLLDG from the coding sequence ATGACTGGCAGCTATCCCAACACCCGCCTGCGCCGCACCCGCGCACACGGCTGGAGCCGCGCGCTCCACCGCGAAACTGTGTTGACTCCTGCGGACCTGATCTGGCCGTTGTTCGTCACCGAGGGTGACGGCGTGGAAGAGCCGATCGCCACCCTGCCGGGCGTCTCGCGCTGGTCGGTCGACGGGATCGTGGCGCGGGCAAGGGAAGCGGTGGATCTCGGCATTCCGGTCGTGGCGCTGTTCCCCAACACGCCCGCAGGCCGGCGCTCCGACGACGGCGCCGAGGCGCACAATCCCGACAATCTTATGTGCCGCGCGATTCGGGCGATCAAGGACGCCTGCGGCAACGATATCGGCGTGCTGACCGATGTCGCGCTCGATCCCTACACCAGCCACGGGCAGGACGGGCTGCTCGATGCCAGTGGCTACGTCACCAACGACGAAACCGTCGCGGCATTGGTCGACCAGGCGATCAACCAGGCCGAGGCCGGGGCCGACATCATCGCCCCGTCGGACATGATGGACGGCCGCATCCACGCGATCCGGATGGCGCTGGAGATGGGCAATCACCCCAACGTCCAGATCATGAGCTATGCCGCGAAGTATGCGAGCGCGTTCTACGGACCGTTTCGCGATGCCGTGGGCTCGGGCGGGCTGCTGAAGGGCGACAAGAAGACCTACCAGATGGACCCGGCCAACGGCGACGAGGCCCTGCGCGAAGTCGAACTCGACATTGCGGAAGGAGCCGACAGCGTCATGGTCAAGCCCGGGCTCGCATATCTCGACATCATCTACCGGGTGAAGCAGGCGTTCGGCGTCCCCGTCTTCGCGTACCAGGTGAGCGGCGAATACGCGATGATCGAGGCCGCGCAGGCAGCCGGCGCGGGCGACCGCGATGCGTTGCTGATGGAAAAGCTGATCGCGTTCAAGCGCGCCGGGTGCAACGGCGTGCTGACCTATCACGCGCCGGTTGCCGCGCGCCTGCTCGATGGCTGA
- a CDS encoding cisplatin damage response ATP-dependent DNA ligase: MKRFSALLDTLVYTTSRNRKLALIAEYLRETPDPDRGWALAALTGELDFPAVKSSTIRNLMKERVDPVLWTLSRDFVGDTAETASLLWPGGEVDDDPPSVSQVVELLSGLTRATAPNELPKLLDRLDANGRFALIKLATGGMRIGVSARLAKTAFALAFEVPVEEVEEYWHALSPPYADLFHWAAEGGDPPDVANMPRFRPFMLAHPLEDTVVDLADYAAEWKWDGIRVQLVRVGGETRLYSRSGDDISATFPELLDVLPLDAVLDGELLVRGSAQGGEAGGAASFNALQQRLGRKTVSKKMLAEFPAFVRLYDALIVEGEDLRERAWTLRRDALETLMPRLPDSQFDISSIVEARDFDHLAEIREGARDDAIEGLMLKRRDSAYIAGRKVGLWYKWKRDPLLIDAVLMYAQRGSGKRSSFYSDYTFGCWDGDPDAGAELLPVGKAYSGFTDAELKKLDRLVRQTTLNRFGPVREVERSLVFEVAFDSVHSSKRHKSGLAMRFPRIHRIRWDKPVHEADRIESLRALVRD; encoded by the coding sequence GTGAAACGCTTCTCTGCCCTGCTCGACACCCTCGTCTACACCACCAGCCGCAACCGCAAGCTTGCGCTTATCGCCGAGTATTTGCGCGAAACGCCCGATCCCGATCGCGGCTGGGCGCTGGCGGCGCTGACCGGAGAGCTCGATTTTCCGGCGGTGAAAAGCTCGACGATCCGCAACCTGATGAAGGAGCGGGTCGATCCGGTACTGTGGACGCTGAGCCGCGATTTCGTCGGCGACACGGCCGAGACCGCGAGCCTGTTGTGGCCCGGAGGTGAGGTCGACGACGATCCACCGAGCGTTTCGCAGGTGGTCGAACTGCTGTCCGGCCTCACCCGCGCCACCGCGCCGAACGAGCTGCCCAAGCTGCTCGACCGGCTCGACGCCAACGGCCGGTTCGCGCTGATCAAGCTGGCGACCGGCGGCATGCGGATCGGCGTTTCGGCGCGGCTCGCCAAGACCGCCTTCGCGCTGGCCTTCGAGGTTCCGGTCGAGGAGGTCGAGGAATACTGGCACGCGCTCTCCCCGCCCTATGCCGATCTGTTTCACTGGGCCGCCGAAGGCGGCGATCCGCCCGATGTCGCCAACATGCCGCGCTTTCGCCCGTTCATGCTGGCGCATCCGCTCGAGGATACGGTGGTCGACCTCGCCGACTATGCCGCCGAATGGAAGTGGGACGGCATCCGCGTACAGCTGGTGCGCGTGGGCGGAGAGACACGGCTCTATTCGCGATCGGGCGACGATATCTCGGCGACATTCCCGGAATTGCTCGACGTGCTGCCGCTCGATGCGGTGCTCGATGGCGAGTTGCTGGTGCGCGGCTCGGCGCAGGGCGGAGAGGCAGGCGGCGCGGCGAGTTTCAATGCGCTCCAGCAAAGGCTCGGGCGCAAGACGGTGAGCAAGAAAATGCTGGCCGAGTTCCCGGCTTTCGTACGGCTCTACGACGCGCTCATCGTCGAAGGCGAGGACCTGCGCGAGCGCGCATGGACCCTCCGCCGCGACGCGCTCGAAACGCTGATGCCGCGCTTGCCGGACAGCCAATTCGATATCTCCAGCATCGTCGAAGCGCGCGATTTCGACCACCTCGCCGAGATTCGCGAAGGCGCGCGCGACGATGCGATCGAAGGGCTGATGCTCAAGCGCCGCGACAGTGCGTATATCGCCGGGCGCAAGGTCGGGCTGTGGTACAAGTGGAAGCGCGATCCGCTGCTGATCGACGCGGTGCTGATGTATGCGCAGCGCGGCAGCGGCAAACGCTCGAGCTTCTATTCCGACTACACTTTCGGCTGCTGGGACGGCGACCCGGATGCGGGCGCGGAACTGCTGCCGGTGGGCAAGGCCTATTCGGGCTTCACCGACGCGGAACTCAAAAAGCTCGACCGGCTGGTGCGGCAGACGACGCTCAACCGCTTCGGCCCGGTGCGCGAAGTCGAGCGTAGCCTCGTGTTCGAAGTCGCGTTCGACAGCGTCCATTCGTCGAAACGGCACAAGTCGGGCCTCGCCATGCGCTTCCCCCGCATCCACCGCATCCGCTGGGACAAGCCGGTGCACGAAGCCGACCGGATCGAGAGTCTGCGGGCGCTGGTGCGGGATTAG
- a CDS encoding gamma carbonic anhydrase family protein — MYRPGVNIIPIHGKTPRIHDTAFVAPGCTIIGDVEIGAGSSIWYNCVLRADVSSITIGERTNVQDGSVLHCDPPRPGDPDGSPLVIGDDVLIGHMAMVHGCTIRDRGFVGLGAIAMNKSVIGSDAMLAAGAMLTEGKVMEDRMLWAGRPAKPMKELSDAAIAGMRMGVAHYAENARHHALAVFECGLK, encoded by the coding sequence ATGTACCGCCCCGGCGTGAACATTATCCCGATCCACGGCAAAACCCCGCGCATCCACGACACCGCCTTCGTCGCGCCCGGCTGCACGATCATCGGCGATGTCGAGATCGGGGCGGGCAGCTCGATCTGGTACAATTGCGTGCTGCGCGCCGACGTGTCCTCGATCACGATCGGGGAGCGCACCAATGTCCAGGATGGCAGCGTGCTGCATTGCGATCCGCCGCGTCCGGGTGATCCCGACGGGTCGCCGCTGGTGATCGGCGACGACGTGCTGATCGGCCACATGGCGATGGTGCATGGCTGCACGATCCGCGATCGCGGGTTCGTCGGTCTGGGCGCGATCGCGATGAACAAGTCGGTAATCGGTTCGGACGCGATGCTGGCGGCGGGCGCGATGCTGACCGAAGGCAAGGTGATGGAAGACCGCATGCTATGGGCCGGTCGACCCGCCAAACCGATGAAGGAACTGTCCGATGCGGCGATCGCGGGAATGCGGATGGGGGTCGCGCATTATGCGGAGAACGCCAGGCATCACGCGCTCGCCGTGTTCGAATGCGGGTTGAAGTGA
- a CDS encoding DUF1192 domain-containing protein translates to MEEHDLPRPKGDAASRLAREDLSPYSRDELDERVALLEAEIARVKAHRDKASAHRAAADALFGKSAR, encoded by the coding sequence ATGGAAGAGCACGACCTTCCCCGGCCCAAGGGCGACGCAGCGAGCCGGCTCGCGAGGGAGGACCTTTCGCCCTATTCGCGGGACGAGCTCGACGAGCGCGTCGCATTGCTCGAAGCCGAGATTGCCCGAGTGAAAGCGCATCGCGACAAGGCATCCGCGCACCGCGCCGCTGCCGACGCGCTGTTCGGGAAATCCGCGAGGTGA
- a CDS encoding GNAT family N-acetyltransferase has translation MRWLGGVMDDEAMAKSRIRMEGYRAQFGHTFWVVERKADGAVLGFCGLKRCTEEAGPLGMMEAGWRLREDAWGKGYAKEAAEATLDLGFTRFDADEIIALTVEKNTASWGLMLRLGMERRRDLDFGQTHWSGTERDTIVHAITRRQWQARHG, from the coding sequence ATGCGGTGGCTTGGCGGAGTGATGGACGACGAGGCCATGGCGAAAAGCCGCATCCGCATGGAGGGCTATCGCGCGCAGTTTGGCCACACGTTCTGGGTGGTCGAGCGCAAAGCCGACGGCGCGGTGCTGGGCTTTTGCGGGCTCAAGCGCTGCACCGAGGAAGCCGGCCCGCTGGGCATGATGGAAGCGGGCTGGCGGCTGCGCGAAGATGCATGGGGCAAGGGCTATGCAAAGGAAGCCGCCGAAGCGACCCTCGACCTGGGTTTCACGCGCTTCGATGCCGACGAGATCATTGCCCTGACGGTCGAGAAGAACACCGCGAGCTGGGGGCTGATGCTGCGGCTGGGCATGGAGCGCCGCCGCGACCTCGATTTCGGCCAGACGCACTGGTCCGGCACCGAGCGCGACACCATCGTGCATGCGATCACCCGCCGGCAATGGCAGGCGCGGCATGGGTGA
- a CDS encoding ligase-associated DNA damage response exonuclease, giving the protein MTAPFSWIRPEPWGVHIVPADCWVDPGRAVERALVTHGHADHARGGHGETIATPETLAIMELRYRTGAEDDAGAIPHRAVPVEYGETIRLAGGVEATYIPAGHVLGSAQILLEHAGERVVITGDYKRRPDPTCAPFEVTPCDIFITEATFGLPLFTHPPIADEIGKLLTALNNHPDQCVAVGAYALGKAQRVIAELRAAGHVEQIYLHGAMEKMCRLYEEHGVDLGELRLVSDHDKDDMRGHIVVCPPSALNDRWSRRLPDPITAMASGWMRVRQRARQRNVQLPLVISDHADWNELTRTIDEVDPAETWITHGREEALLRWCELGQRKARALALVGREDEDE; this is encoded by the coding sequence ATGACCGCACCCTTTTCCTGGATCCGGCCCGAACCGTGGGGCGTGCACATCGTCCCCGCCGATTGCTGGGTCGATCCCGGACGCGCGGTCGAGCGCGCGCTCGTGACCCACGGCCACGCCGATCATGCGCGCGGCGGGCATGGCGAGACCATCGCCACGCCCGAGACGCTGGCGATCATGGAACTGCGCTATCGTACCGGGGCCGAGGACGACGCGGGCGCAATCCCGCACAGGGCCGTGCCGGTTGAATATGGCGAGACGATCAGGCTCGCGGGCGGGGTCGAGGCGACCTACATCCCCGCCGGCCATGTGCTCGGCTCGGCGCAGATTCTGCTCGAACATGCAGGCGAGCGCGTGGTCATCACCGGCGATTACAAGCGCCGGCCCGATCCCACCTGTGCGCCGTTCGAAGTGACACCGTGCGACATCTTCATCACCGAGGCCACCTTCGGCCTGCCGCTGTTCACGCACCCGCCAATCGCGGACGAGATCGGCAAGCTGCTGACGGCTCTAAACAATCACCCGGACCAGTGTGTCGCCGTCGGCGCCTACGCGCTCGGCAAGGCGCAGCGGGTGATCGCCGAACTGCGCGCGGCGGGTCACGTCGAGCAGATCTACCTCCATGGTGCGATGGAGAAGATGTGCCGGCTCTACGAAGAGCACGGCGTCGACCTGGGCGAACTGCGGCTGGTCAGCGATCACGACAAGGACGACATGCGCGGTCACATCGTCGTCTGCCCGCCCAGCGCGCTCAACGATCGCTGGTCGCGCCGCCTGCCCGATCCGATCACCGCGATGGCGAGCGGCTGGATGCGGGTGCGCCAGCGCGCCCGCCAGCGCAACGTGCAACTGCCGCTGGTAATCTCCGACCACGCCGACTGGAACGAGCTGACCCGCACGATCGACGAGGTCGACCCGGCGGAAACGTGGATCACTCACGGCCGCGAGGAAGCGCTGCTGCGCTGGTGCGAACTCGGCCAGCGCAAAGCGCGCGCGCTGGCATTGGTGGGTCGTGAGGATGAAGACGAGTGA
- a CDS encoding GNAT family N-acetyltransferase, translated as MRSPAGNGRRGMGDLVLETERLVLRKIDEDDAALQFRILNTPAVMRHLGGVKELHEIEAKHARAMASFAREGFGFMMMIEKAHNGLPGGELVGHCGIKRVDNPLAPNGGDHEIGWLVREDRWRRGYAFEAMEAVIEWGFGRVGAPHLVALTCETNTGSWRLMEKLGMVRRKDLDFVDPAFPDKDNPTIQYSITKAQWEERTCTAPA; from the coding sequence ATGCGATCACCCGCCGGCAATGGCAGGCGCGGCATGGGTGATCTCGTGCTCGAAACCGAGCGGCTCGTGTTGCGAAAGATCGACGAAGACGATGCCGCGTTGCAATTCAGGATACTCAACACGCCAGCGGTCATGCGCCACCTTGGCGGAGTGAAGGAATTGCACGAGATCGAGGCCAAGCACGCCCGGGCGATGGCCAGCTTTGCGCGCGAGGGCTTCGGTTTCATGATGATGATCGAGAAAGCCCATAACGGTCTTCCCGGCGGCGAGCTGGTCGGTCATTGCGGGATCAAGCGGGTCGACAATCCGCTCGCCCCCAATGGCGGCGATCACGAGATCGGCTGGCTGGTGCGCGAGGACCGCTGGCGACGCGGCTACGCTTTCGAGGCGATGGAAGCGGTGATCGAGTGGGGCTTCGGCCGGGTCGGAGCGCCGCACCTGGTGGCGCTCACCTGCGAGACCAACACCGGAAGCTGGCGGTTGATGGAAAAGCTCGGCATGGTCCGCCGGAAGGATCTCGACTTCGTCGATCCGGCTTTTCCGGACAAGGACAATCCGACCATCCAGTATTCGATCACCAAGGCTCAATGGGAGGAGCGCACATGTACCGCCCCGGCGTGA
- a CDS encoding DUF1993 domain-containing protein, which translates to MSIKEQIVPVWSQMLAALDGLLAKAEADPQGDALLGAKLAEDMHDLSVQVRFLCNMPGEAVARLAGIAFTSTEENPGTLAEAREWIATRRKAIEEWSKLDFVADDAAIELVLPNGMTFDLNAQEYVRDWALAQFYFHLTTAYAILRKEGLAIGKIDFVPYMLRYMRQPATA; encoded by the coding sequence ATGTCGATCAAGGAACAAATCGTACCGGTCTGGAGCCAGATGCTGGCTGCGCTCGACGGGCTGCTGGCGAAAGCAGAAGCCGACCCGCAGGGGGATGCGCTGCTGGGCGCGAAGCTGGCCGAAGACATGCATGATCTTTCGGTTCAGGTCCGGTTTCTCTGCAACATGCCCGGCGAAGCGGTCGCGCGGCTGGCCGGCATCGCGTTCACTTCGACCGAAGAGAACCCCGGCACTCTCGCCGAAGCGCGCGAATGGATCGCGACGAGGCGAAAGGCCATCGAGGAGTGGAGCAAGCTCGATTTTGTCGCGGACGACGCCGCGATCGAACTGGTCCTGCCCAATGGCATGACGTTTGATCTCAATGCGCAGGAATACGTCCGCGACTGGGCGCTGGCGCAGTTCTATTTCCACCTCACCACCGCCTATGCGATCCTGCGAAAGGAAGGGCTGGCAATCGGCAAGATCGACTTCGTGCCCTACATGCTGCGCTACATGCGCCAGCCCGCGACCGCCTGA